In the Gossypium raimondii isolate GPD5lz chromosome 9, ASM2569854v1, whole genome shotgun sequence genome, one interval contains:
- the LOC128032440 gene encoding uncharacterized protein LOC128032440, with the protein MYGRAVYVYIVDWNKRKYWSTTFSFVRYKCEHEMQRLTARANNEKIDGKIIQVSRVYTPLEACQLPPKFLMLQRTNMNNQARENYQGQQNKEVLLGRYPFKSIDGVAPQGDSRVNRPTHKLPFPSPLPTRVNRMGEI; encoded by the exons ATGTATGGTAGGGCTGTTTACGTTTATATCGTGGACTGGAACAAGAGAAAGTATTGGTCCACTACCTTTTCTTTTGTTAGATACAAATGTGAGCATGAGATGCAGAGACTGACTGCAAGGGCTAACAATGAGAAGATTGATGGTAAAATCATCCAAGTGTCAAGGGTCTATACTCCCCTAGAGGCTTGTCAACTTCCCCCAAAGTTTCTGATGCTCCAAAGGACAAATATGAATAATCAAGCACGTGAGAACTATCAGGGACAACAGAACAAGGAGGTTCTTCTAGGCAGATATCCGTTCAAGTCAATTGATGGTGTGGCCCCTCAAGGTGATAGTAGAGTTAACAGACCAACCCACAAATTGCCATTTCCCTCGCCCCTGCCCACTAGAGTTAACA GGATGGGAGAGATATAA